DNA sequence from the Ochotona princeps isolate mOchPri1 chromosome 5, mOchPri1.hap1, whole genome shotgun sequence genome:
CCGGCCCTCAGAACCTCCCGTGCCCCGAGCGCAGTTGCACGCGCGTGTGCCGCAGGCACCGGGACCCACGCGTGGCGCCCCACATGGTTCGGCACGTCGGGCCTCTGTGGGTGCGGAAGGTCTTGGAGAAAGAGCGCAGCCCCGGGAGAGGAAAATCTGTACTTTTCCAGAAAATGCTTGGGGGAGGAAAATGACCTTGGCAAGGTTCAGGAAGGTTACCCTTAAACCTAGTCAGGTGACGGGAGGGGCGACAACGACCCCCCACAGCAAGCGCAGGGAATGGGAAATGAGGCTGGGTGCATGGGGCGGGACTCCGATTGTGCCCTCTGCGGAGGAACAGCCCGAGTCTGTGGTCACTTTGGAAAGCTGCAGTCACGTTGAGATGAAATGCTTGCAGTAGTGTGTGCTGCCCGTTCCCACTTCAACGCTGCCTCTCCCCTGCAGGCGGGACAAGCATTTAGGAAGTTTCTGCCTCTCTTTGACCGGGTGCTGGTGGAAAGGAGTGCCGCGGAAACCGTCACCAAAGGAGGCATTATGCTCCCGGAGAAGTCTCAAGGGAAAGTGTTGCAGGCGACAGTAGTGGCTGTGGGATCGGGCTCTAAAGGAAAGGTAAAAGGCTACGAATGCAGCTTTTGGTGTCCTAAGGGAGGGTGATTGAAAGTATTTTAAACATCATGATATTTCAAGTTCCTGGTTCACCCCGATTTAGCACTTTAAGGAAAAGGATTGCAAACATAagcttaattatttttcttgtgttAAAATGGCCGTTATTTATGTAGAAGCCTTGTAGGACCAGCGGTTTTCTTAAGATTCTGAATTTTTGATCAGATTAGGCTGTAAGATAGACTGCCAGAACTAAAACGCAAAAGGAAATGGAGACTGTTGGGATACTTCCACGTGGTCCTAATCTTGTAATTTGGAGCCTTACACAGCAGACCGGTTAAAGGAACAGGTGTTCTCCAATTAACTGCTTCAATCTTTGGCCAAAACCAAATTAAAGCCTTAGGCTCAAATATATTAACTGTGTCTTGAAGTtgcagctgcttctgctgcttacTGCCCCTCTCCCTGAGTCTGTATTTTGAAGGAAAGGAGATTGAGTcagaaaaaatgtttcttttaaattcaGAGAACTAAATGGTAAAATTTTAGATGTTGTAGTCAAATTTGGACCATTTTGTGTAAGAGTTTAAGCACTTACTTAGTTCACATAGTCCATGGGTTATGTTAATATGTGACTATTACAAAGTTAGCTCTTCGACCTTTTACACAGAAGTCAGGTTTTCGTTTAAGCCATTGTTTCATGATGTAGCTCTACACTGATGTATTGAAAAATTGCAATTCCACGACATTTTTAATGTGGGCTTTGAGCATGTTTCATGAACAGAGGTTGAAAGCTTAACTGTGTATGTGATGTCTTTATTTTGTCAAGGGTGGAGAGATTCAGCCAGTTAGTGTGAAAGTTGGAGATAAAGTTCTTCTTCCAGAATATGGAGGCACCAAAGTAGTTCTAGATGACAAGGTGTGTAAATTTAATAATTCCAAAATAAGAATTAAGTCTTTGTTAAGAGCTGTTTTAACTAATGTTATCTCTACTTGCAGGATTATTTTCTATTTAGAGATGGTGACATTCTTGGAAAATACGTAGATTGAAAGCTATCGAAATGGCATCACATGAAGCTGCCCATTCCACTGACGTTCTGAAATCGTTCATCATGTAAATAATTTCCGTGTCTCTTTTATAATAAACTGATGCTGTCTAATGACACCCATTGTCTCTAAACTTTAGTTCCACGGTTCCGGTGtaaacatttccaaataaaatatatgaacaaATGGTTGTTTATAATTTAAggtggtttttaaattttctactttctctttaAATCAGATAACCAGATTTCTGGGAAGTAAGATAGGTATGTTTTCTCCAGTTTGAATTAAAGTATTTGGCATTGATAAAAAGCTACAAATTCATGCATTTTGAGAAAGTTACTTCTATACATTCTTACAGTGTAACATATTTCATGAATATTTCCAGTGAAGTTAAATTGTGATGATTGTATAATTAAAGACAAATCTACATCTGAGTTCCTCTATTTTCCAAGATAGACACATTGATAATAATAGCTAAAACTTCAGAATCAGGCCCAGCCTAgtgctaaaggcctcaccttacatgcgctaGGAAAGAGTTAAAACTTATTCcctgtgctgattcactctacaaatgaccaaatctggcctggtctgaagctgggatccagaagcTCCTCGGTGTCCCACTTGGCTGTCAGGGCCGAAGGACTTGAGCCCTCTTCAGGTTTTCCTGGAACATTATGGGGAGGTGGGTCAGCTGGGATATTAACTAGTGCTACAGGAAATGGCTTAGCTTGCTAGGCCATGACATAAGCTCTGGAAGATTGAAAATTTTAACAGCTCCATGCAGTTGACTATCCACTTGCTATTTCTCCTACTGATTTACTCAGTATTGACAGTGTCTTTTCTAGTTAAAATTTCCTAAGAGATTTTGTGTGCTATATTTCTGAATGgcactggtcttttttttttttaagatttgtttttcaaatttttatcggaaagttagatatacatggAGTATGAGAGACAGGAAGggtttctgtccgatgattcattttccaagtgactgctatgactggta
Encoded proteins:
- the HSPE1 gene encoding 10 kDa heat shock protein, mitochondrial isoform X2; this translates as MAGQAFRKFLPLFDRVLVERSAAETVTKGGIMLPEKSQGKVLQATVVAVGSGSKGKGGEIQPVSVKVGDKVLLPEYGGTKVVLDDKDYFLFRDGDILGKYVD